The following coding sequences lie in one Lelliottia jeotgali genomic window:
- a CDS encoding Manganese superoxide dismutase has product MSYTLPSLPYAYDALEPHFDKQTMEIHHTKHHQTYVNNANAALESLPEFASLSAEELITKLDQLPADKKTVLRNNAGGHANHSLFWKGLKTGTTLQGDLKAAIERDFGSVDNFKAEFEKAAATRFGSGWAWLVLKGDKLAVVSTANQDSPLMGEAISGASGFPIVGLDVWEHAYYLKFQNRRPDYIKAFWDVVNWDEAAARFAAKK; this is encoded by the coding sequence ATGAGTTATACACTGCCATCCCTGCCGTATGCCTATGACGCACTGGAACCGCATTTCGACAAGCAGACGATGGAAATCCATCACACTAAACATCACCAGACTTATGTGAACAACGCGAACGCAGCGCTGGAAAGCCTGCCAGAATTCGCCAGCCTGTCTGCTGAAGAGCTGATCACCAAACTGGATCAACTGCCGGCTGACAAGAAAACCGTTCTGCGTAACAACGCGGGCGGTCACGCTAACCACAGCCTGTTCTGGAAAGGCCTGAAAACCGGCACTACCCTGCAGGGCGATCTGAAAGCCGCTATCGAGCGCGATTTCGGTTCCGTGGACAACTTCAAAGCAGAATTCGAAAAAGCGGCAGCGACCCGTTTCGGTTCTGGCTGGGCTTGGCTGGTACTGAAAGGTGACAAACTGGCTGTGGTTTCTACCGCAAACCAGGACTCCCCGCTGATGGGTGAAGCAATTTCTGGCGCGTCTGGCTTCCCAATCGTGGGCCTGGACGTGTGGGAACACGCTTACTACCTGAAGTTCCAGAACCGTCGCCCGGACTACATCAAAGCCTTCTGGGATGTCGTCAACTGGGACGAAGCAGCCGCGCGTTTCGCTGCTAAAAAATAA
- a CDS encoding L-rhamnose-proton symporter, whose protein sequence is MNHAITMGIFWHLIGTASAACFYAPFKKVKHWSWETMWSVGGTVSWLILPWTISAMLLPDFWGYFSSFSASTLLPVFLFGAMWGIGNINYGLTMRYLGMSMGIGIAIGITLIVGTLMTPILNGNFDVLINTKGGQMTLLGVLVAVVGVGIVTRAGQLKERKMGIRAEEFNLKKGLILAVMCGIFSAGMSFAMNAAKPMHEAAAALGVDPLYVALPSYVVIMGGGALVNLGFCFIRLAKVKNLSVKADFSLAKNLIITNVLLSALGGLMWYLQFFFYAWGHASIPPQYDYMSWMLHMSFYVLCGGIVGLVLKEWNNAGRRPVSVLSLGCVVIIIAANIVGLGMAN, encoded by the coding sequence ATGAATCATGCGATTACGATGGGTATTTTCTGGCATTTGATAGGCACAGCCAGTGCAGCCTGTTTCTATGCCCCGTTTAAAAAGGTCAAACATTGGTCATGGGAAACCATGTGGTCTGTCGGCGGTACGGTTTCCTGGCTGATCCTGCCGTGGACTATCAGTGCCATGCTGTTGCCCGATTTCTGGGGATATTTCTCCTCCTTTAGCGCCTCGACGCTGCTGCCGGTGTTTCTGTTCGGCGCGATGTGGGGCATCGGCAATATCAACTATGGCCTGACCATGCGCTATCTCGGCATGTCGATGGGCATCGGGATTGCGATTGGCATCACCCTGATTGTCGGCACCCTGATGACGCCAATCCTGAACGGTAATTTCGACGTGCTGATCAACACCAAAGGCGGCCAGATGACGCTGCTGGGCGTGCTGGTGGCGGTGGTCGGCGTGGGGATTGTCACCCGCGCAGGTCAGTTGAAAGAGCGCAAAATGGGGATTCGCGCGGAAGAGTTCAATCTGAAGAAAGGTCTGATCCTGGCGGTAATGTGCGGTATTTTCTCCGCCGGGATGTCATTTGCGATGAACGCCGCCAAACCGATGCATGAAGCTGCCGCTGCGCTTGGCGTGGACCCGCTGTACGTCGCGTTGCCAAGCTACGTAGTCATCATGGGAGGCGGTGCGCTGGTTAACCTCGGCTTCTGCTTCATTCGTCTGGCAAAAGTGAAGAACCTGTCGGTAAAAGCCGACTTCTCGCTGGCAAAAAACCTGATCATCACCAACGTGCTGCTGTCGGCACTCGGCGGCTTGATGTGGTATTTGCAGTTCTTCTTCTACGCCTGGGGCCACGCCAGCATTCCACCGCAGTATGACTATATGAGCTGGATGCTGCACATGAGCTTCTACGTGCTGTGCGGCGGGATTGTCGGGCTGGTGCTGAAAGAGTGGAACAACGCCGGACGGCGTCCGGTGAGCGTGCTGAGTCTGGGTTGCGTAGTGATTATTATTGCGGCCAACATTGTCGGACTTGGCATGGCGAATTAA
- a CDS encoding L-rhamnose operon transcriptional activator RhaR, protein MGAPLILRKTDFFANAVQAVAVADRYPQNVFAEHTHEFCELVLVWRGNGLHVLNDRPYRITRGDLFYIRAEDKHSYASVNDLVLQNVIYCPERLKLNVDWAGLIPGFREAHSAPHWRLSSNGMTQVRHVITQLEQESLKAEPGANEMAELLFAQLVMTLKRYRYAIDNPSANEQEALLDRLITTLAGSLNRSFVLEKFCEQEQCSERALRQQFRTQTGMTVNHYLRQLRICHAQYLLQHTELMVSEVSTRCGFEDSNYFSVVFNREVGMTPVQWRHHSRKAA, encoded by the coding sequence GTGGGCGCTCCGTTAATCCTTCGCAAAACCGATTTCTTTGCTAACGCCGTGCAGGCCGTGGCGGTGGCCGATCGCTATCCGCAAAACGTCTTTGCCGAGCACACGCACGAGTTTTGCGAGCTGGTGCTGGTGTGGCGCGGCAACGGCCTGCACGTCCTCAACGACCGCCCGTATCGCATCACCCGCGGCGACCTGTTTTATATCCGCGCGGAAGATAAACACTCCTATGCCTCGGTCAACGATCTGGTTTTACAGAACGTGATTTATTGTCCGGAGCGGCTCAAACTCAACGTCGACTGGGCGGGGCTGATCCCCGGATTTCGTGAAGCACATTCCGCGCCGCACTGGCGTTTGAGCAGCAACGGCATGACCCAAGTGCGACACGTCATCACCCAGCTTGAACAGGAAAGCCTGAAAGCTGAACCGGGCGCGAATGAGATGGCCGAGTTGCTCTTTGCCCAGCTGGTGATGACCCTCAAGCGCTACCGCTACGCGATTGATAACCCGTCTGCCAATGAGCAGGAAGCGCTGCTCGACAGGCTGATTACCACGCTGGCGGGCAGCCTGAATCGCAGCTTTGTGCTGGAGAAGTTTTGCGAGCAGGAGCAGTGCAGTGAGCGCGCGTTGCGCCAGCAGTTTCGCACCCAGACGGGGATGACGGTGAACCACTATCTGCGCCAGCTGCGGATTTGCCACGCGCAGTATCTGCTGCAACATACGGAGTTGATGGTGAGTGAAGTTTCGACGCGCTGTGGCTTTGAGGACAGTAACTATTTTTCGGTGGTGTTTAATCGCGAGGTAGGGATGACGCCAGTTCAGTGGCGTCATCACAGTCGAAAAGCAGCGTGA
- a CDS encoding L-rhamnose operon regulatory protein RhaS: MTVLHSVDFFPSGSSPVAIEPRLPQAAFPEHHHDFHEIVIVEHGTGIHVFNGQPYTISGGTVCFVRDHDRHLYEHTDNLCLTNVLYRSPDAFQFLSGLNQLLPQEQDGHYPSHWRVNQSTLQQVRQLVGQMENAEENTETHARASRELLFMQLLVLLRRSSLVEGAENNDARLNLLMAWLEDHFAEDVSWETVADRFSLSLRTLHRQLKQHTGLTPQRYLNRLRLIKARHLLRHTDESVTDIAYRCGFGDSNHFSTLFRREFSWSPREIRQGRDASLQ; the protein is encoded by the coding sequence ATGACCGTACTGCACAGCGTGGATTTTTTCCCTTCAGGAAGTTCGCCGGTGGCGATCGAGCCGCGGCTGCCTCAGGCGGCCTTTCCGGAACATCATCATGATTTTCATGAAATTGTGATTGTTGAGCACGGGACGGGCATTCATGTGTTTAACGGCCAGCCCTACACCATCAGCGGTGGAACGGTGTGCTTTGTGCGCGATCACGACCGGCACTTGTACGAACATACGGACAATCTGTGCCTGACCAATGTGCTGTACCGTTCCCCGGATGCGTTTCAGTTTCTCTCCGGGCTGAACCAGCTGCTGCCGCAGGAGCAGGACGGGCACTATCCGTCGCACTGGCGGGTGAATCAGTCGACGCTGCAACAGGTGCGTCAGCTGGTGGGGCAGATGGAAAACGCGGAAGAAAATACTGAAACCCATGCGCGCGCCAGCCGTGAACTGTTGTTCATGCAACTGCTGGTCCTGCTGCGCCGCAGCAGCCTGGTGGAAGGGGCGGAAAACAACGACGCGCGCCTCAATTTGCTGATGGCGTGGCTGGAAGATCACTTTGCAGAAGATGTGAGTTGGGAAACGGTGGCGGACAGGTTTTCACTTTCGCTGCGCACCCTGCATCGTCAGCTCAAGCAGCATACGGGCCTGACGCCGCAGCGCTATCTGAACCGGCTGCGTCTGATCAAAGCCCGGCACTTGCTGCGCCACACGGACGAGAGCGTGACGGATATCGCGTATCGCTGTGGATTTGGCGATAGTAACCACTTTTCGACGCTTTTCCGCCGGGAATTTAGCTGGTCGCCGCGCGAAATCCGCCAGGGAAGGGATGCGTCACTTCAGTAA
- a CDS encoding Rhamnulokinase: MTSRHCVAVDLGASSGRVMLASYVPAQRALSLREIHRFGNCLQKQDGVETWDIDSLEAEIRTGLNKVCDDGILIDSIGIDTWGVDFVLLDASGDRVGLPVAYRDSRTDGVMARAIEQLGKADIYGRSGIQFLPFNTLYQLRALVEQQPELVANVAHALLIPDYFSYRLTGKMNWEYTNATTTQLVNINSDNWDENLLNWTGASANWFGTPTHPGNVIGHWICPQKNKIPVVAVASHDTASAVIASPLADKDAAYLSSGTWSLMGFESKTPYTCEKSLAANITNEGGAEGRYRVLKNIMGLWLLQRVLKEQNITDLARLIADTEKLPACRFVINPNDDRFINPHNMSAEIQTACRESAQPVPQTPAELARCIFDSLALLYADVLNELATLRGKPFSQLHIVGGGCQNQLLNQLCADACGITVVAGPVEASTLGNIGIQLMTLDELSNVDDFRAVVTHNYPLTTFTPNPCHEIARYQAQFLQKRLTKELCA, translated from the coding sequence ATGACCTCTCGCCATTGTGTGGCTGTCGATTTAGGCGCATCCAGCGGGCGCGTAATGCTCGCAAGCTACGTGCCTGCACAGCGTGCACTTTCGCTTCGTGAAATCCATCGCTTCGGTAACTGCCTGCAAAAGCAGGACGGCGTGGAGACCTGGGATATTGACAGTCTGGAAGCGGAAATCCGCACCGGGCTGAACAAGGTCTGCGACGATGGGATTCTGATCGACAGCATCGGCATCGATACCTGGGGCGTCGATTTTGTCCTGCTGGATGCCAGCGGCGATCGCGTCGGCCTGCCCGTTGCCTATCGCGACAGCCGGACCGACGGCGTGATGGCCCGCGCTATTGAACAGCTCGGCAAAGCCGACATCTACGGGCGCAGCGGCATCCAGTTTTTGCCCTTTAATACTCTCTATCAGCTGCGCGCCCTGGTGGAACAGCAGCCGGAACTGGTGGCGAACGTCGCCCACGCCCTGCTGATCCCGGATTACTTCAGCTACCGCCTGACCGGGAAAATGAACTGGGAATACACCAACGCCACCACCACCCAACTGGTGAACATCAATTCCGATAACTGGGACGAAAACCTGCTCAACTGGACAGGCGCCTCCGCCAATTGGTTCGGCACGCCGACCCATCCCGGTAATGTGATCGGTCACTGGATTTGCCCGCAGAAGAATAAAATCCCGGTTGTCGCCGTGGCCAGCCACGATACTGCCAGCGCGGTGATTGCCTCGCCATTGGCCGACAAAGACGCGGCGTATCTCTCGTCCGGCACCTGGTCGCTGATGGGCTTTGAGAGCAAAACGCCCTACACCTGTGAAAAATCGCTGGCGGCGAACATCACCAACGAGGGTGGCGCGGAAGGCCGCTACCGGGTGCTGAAAAATATCATGGGGCTGTGGCTGCTCCAGCGAGTGCTGAAAGAGCAGAACATCACCGACCTGGCACGTCTGATTGCCGACACGGAAAAACTGCCAGCCTGCCGTTTCGTGATCAACCCGAACGACGACCGCTTTATCAATCCACACAACATGAGCGCTGAAATTCAGACAGCCTGCCGCGAGAGCGCGCAGCCCGTGCCGCAAACTCCGGCAGAGCTGGCACGCTGCATTTTCGACAGCCTCGCCCTGCTTTACGCCGATGTTCTGAACGAGCTGGCGACGCTGCGCGGTAAGCCATTTAGCCAGCTGCACATCGTTGGCGGCGGCTGTCAGAACCAGCTGCTGAACCAGCTTTGCGCCGACGCTTGCGGCATCACTGTGGTTGCCGGCCCTGTGGAGGCCTCGACGCTGGGCAATATCGGCATTCAGCTGATGACCCTGGACGAACTTTCCAACGTTGACGATTTCCGGGCGGTTGTGACCCACAACTACCCGCTCACCACTTTTACCCCTAATCCCTGCCATGAAATTGCCCGCTATCAGGCGCAGTTTCTGCAAAAACGACTGACAAAGGAGCTTTGCGCATGA
- a CDS encoding L-rhamnose isomerase — protein MTTQLEQAWELAKQRFAAAGVDVEEALRQLDRLPVSMHCWQGDDVAGFENSGGALTGGIQATGNYPGKARNATELRADLELALSLIPGPKRLNLHAIYHEAIEPVARNEIKPEHFKNWVEWAKANKLGLDFNPSCFSHPLSADGFTLSHADDEIRQFWIDHVKASRRVSAYFGEQLGTPSVMNIWIPDGMKDITVDRLAPRQRLLEALDEVISEKLNPAHHIDAVESKLFGIGAESYTVGSNEFYMGYATSRQTALCLDAGHFHPTEVISDKISAAILYVPRLLLHVSRPVRWDSDHVVLLDDETQAIASEIIRHDLFDRVHIGLDFFDASINRIAAWVIGTRNMKKALLRALLEPTAALRTLEEQGDYTARLALLEEQKSLPWQAVWEMYCQRNDAPAGSQWLENVRAYEKEVLATRS, from the coding sequence ATGACCACTCAACTTGAACAAGCCTGGGAACTGGCTAAACAGCGTTTCGCCGCCGCGGGCGTGGATGTCGAAGAGGCGCTGCGTCAGCTCGATCGTCTGCCGGTCTCCATGCACTGCTGGCAAGGCGATGATGTCGCGGGTTTTGAAAACAGTGGCGGCGCGCTGACGGGCGGCATTCAGGCGACCGGCAATTATCCGGGTAAAGCGCGTAATGCCACCGAACTGCGCGCCGATCTGGAACTGGCCTTGAGTTTAATTCCTGGTCCAAAGCGCCTGAATCTGCACGCGATTTATCATGAAGCCATCGAGCCGGTCGCACGTAACGAAATCAAACCGGAACACTTTAAGAACTGGGTGGAGTGGGCCAAAGCCAACAAACTGGGGCTGGATTTTAATCCGTCCTGCTTCTCGCATCCGCTGAGCGCCGACGGTTTTACCCTCTCCCACGCCGACGACGAAATCCGTCAGTTCTGGATCGACCACGTCAAAGCCAGCCGCCGCGTGTCGGCGTACTTCGGTGAACAGCTCGGCACGCCGTCAGTGATGAACATCTGGATCCCGGATGGCATGAAAGACATCACCGTGGACCGTCTGGCTCCGCGCCAGCGTTTGCTGGAGGCGCTCGACGAGGTGATCAGTGAAAAACTGAATCCGGCGCATCACATTGATGCGGTGGAAAGCAAACTGTTCGGCATCGGTGCAGAAAGCTATACCGTTGGCTCGAACGAGTTCTACATGGGTTACGCCACCAGCCGCCAGACCGCCCTGTGCCTGGACGCGGGCCACTTCCACCCGACTGAGGTTATCTCCGACAAAATCTCTGCCGCCATTCTTTACGTCCCGCGCCTGCTGCTGCACGTCAGCCGCCCGGTACGCTGGGACAGCGACCACGTGGTGCTGCTGGATGACGAAACCCAGGCCATCGCCAGCGAAATCATCCGCCACGATCTGTTCGACCGCGTGCATATCGGCCTCGACTTCTTTGACGCCTCGATCAACCGCATCGCGGCGTGGGTGATTGGCACACGCAACATGAAAAAAGCCCTGCTGCGCGCTCTGCTGGAGCCGACGGCGGCCCTGCGTACGCTCGAAGAGCAAGGCGACTACACCGCGCGTCTGGCGCTGCTCGAAGAGCAAAAATCCCTGCCGTGGCAGGCCGTGTGGGAAATGTACTGCCAGCGCAACGATGCGCCAGCAGGCAGCCAGTGGCTGGAAAACGTGCGGGCGTATGAGAAAGAGGTGTTGGCGACTCGCAGCTAA
- a CDS encoding Rhamnulose-1-phosphate aldolase has protein sequence MNTMHTITNAWFVQGMIKATTDAWLKGWDERNGGNLTLRLNDADIAPFEADFHQKPRYIALSQPMPLLANTPFIVTGSGKFFRNVQLDPAANLGIVKVDSDGAGYHILWGLTNEAVPTSELPAHFLSHCERIKATDGKDRVIMHCHATNLIALTYVLENSTDFITRKLWEGSTECLVVFPDGVGILPWMVPGTDEIGEATAQEMQKHSLVLWPFHGVFGSGPTLDEAFGLIDTAEKSAEVLVKVYSMGGMKQTITQEELIALGKRFGVTPLKSALELYK, from the coding sequence ATGAACACTATGCACACCATCACCAACGCCTGGTTCGTCCAGGGCATGATCAAAGCCACCACCGACGCCTGGCTGAAAGGCTGGGACGAGCGCAACGGCGGCAACCTGACGCTGCGCCTCAACGACGCCGATATCGCACCGTTCGAAGCCGATTTCCACCAGAAGCCGCGCTATATCGCCCTGAGCCAGCCGATGCCGCTGCTCGCCAACACGCCGTTTATCGTCACCGGTTCCGGTAAATTCTTCCGTAACGTGCAGCTCGATCCCGCCGCCAATTTAGGCATCGTAAAAGTGGACAGCGACGGCGCGGGCTACCACATTCTTTGGGGGCTGACGAACGAAGCGGTGCCGACCTCTGAGCTCCCGGCGCACTTCCTCTCCCATTGCGAGCGCATCAAGGCGACGGACGGCAAAGACCGCGTGATCATGCACTGCCACGCGACCAACCTGATCGCCCTGACCTACGTGCTGGAAAACAGCACCGACTTCATCACCCGCAAACTGTGGGAAGGCAGCACCGAGTGTCTGGTGGTGTTCCCGGACGGCGTGGGCATTCTGCCGTGGATGGTGCCTGGCACCGATGAAATCGGCGAAGCCACCGCGCAAGAGATGCAAAAACATTCCCTGGTACTGTGGCCATTCCACGGCGTGTTCGGCAGTGGCCCGACGCTTGATGAAGCGTTTGGCCTGATCGATACCGCCGAGAAGTCGGCTGAAGTGCTAGTGAAGGTCTATTCCATGGGCGGAATGAAGCAGACCATCACTCAGGAAGAGCTGATTGCGCTGGGCAAACGCTTCGGCGTCACCCCGCTGAAATCGGCGTTAGAGCTGTACAAATAA
- a CDS encoding putative L-rhamnose ABC transporter, substrate-binding component, whose translation MKIKTSLILTVAALALSGSALAEVKIALVAKSLGNGFFEAANVGAQEAAKELGDVKVIYTGPTTTTAEAQIEVLNGLIAQGVDAIAISANDPDALVPVLKKAMQRGIKVVSWDSGVAKAGRQIHLNPSNNALIGETNVKLAAEALKALNVDKGEVAVLSATPTSTNQNTWIAEMKKVLPQYPSVNLVTVAYGDDLSDKSYREAVGLLKTYPDLKVIVSPSSVGIVAAAQAVKDQGKIGKVYVTGLGLPSEMAGAVKSGASKSFAIWNPIDLGYAATYLADDLVKGTATKDEASMGKLGKVKLDADGSGAMAEPFVYDASNIDKFSKIF comes from the coding sequence ATGAAAATAAAGACAAGCTTAATCCTCACCGTTGCCGCTCTGGCGTTGTCCGGTTCCGCACTTGCAGAAGTGAAAATCGCCCTGGTGGCGAAATCTCTCGGAAATGGATTCTTCGAGGCAGCGAACGTTGGCGCACAAGAGGCGGCCAAAGAGTTGGGTGATGTGAAAGTGATTTATACCGGCCCGACCACCACCACCGCCGAAGCGCAGATCGAAGTGTTGAACGGTTTGATCGCTCAGGGGGTGGATGCGATCGCCATCTCCGCCAACGATCCCGATGCGCTGGTGCCGGTGCTGAAAAAAGCGATGCAGCGCGGGATCAAAGTCGTTTCCTGGGATTCCGGCGTGGCGAAAGCCGGGCGTCAGATCCACCTCAATCCATCGAATAACGCGCTGATCGGTGAAACCAACGTCAAGCTGGCCGCCGAGGCGCTGAAAGCATTGAACGTCGACAAAGGCGAAGTGGCAGTTCTGAGCGCCACCCCGACCTCCACCAACCAGAATACCTGGATTGCCGAGATGAAAAAGGTGCTGCCGCAGTACCCGTCCGTCAATCTGGTGACAGTGGCCTATGGCGACGATCTGTCGGACAAGAGCTACCGCGAAGCGGTCGGCCTGCTGAAAACCTACCCGGATTTAAAAGTGATCGTCTCCCCGTCGTCGGTCGGGATCGTGGCCGCTGCGCAGGCGGTGAAGGATCAGGGCAAGATTGGCAAAGTGTACGTGACCGGTCTTGGCCTGCCGTCTGAAATGGCCGGCGCGGTGAAATCCGGGGCGAGCAAAAGCTTCGCCATCTGGAACCCGATCGACCTGGGCTACGCCGCTACTTACTTAGCCGACGACCTGGTGAAAGGCACCGCCACCAAAGACGAAGCCAGCATGGGTAAACTGGGCAAAGTGAAGCTCGATGCCGACGGCAGCGGCGCGATGGCCGAGCCGTTCGTCTACGATGCGAGCAATATTGATAAGTTCTCAAAAATCTTCTGA
- a CDS encoding putative L-rhamnose ABC transporter, ATP-binding component, which produces MTASTPLLELKGITKVFPGVRALENVQLELWPGKVTALIGENGAGKSTLVKVMTGIYQPEEGEILYKAIPIHLPTPESAHKVGITAIHQETVLFDELSVTENIFVGQYLHKGLFKKLDWPQMHRRAQEILTRLEVQIDPRATLKTLSIAQRHMVAIARALSFEAQVVILDEPTAALSQHEILEFYQIVERLKQDGKAILFISHKFDEIFELADHYTILRDGVFVGAGAINDITEERMVAMMVGRAITQTFPKVACEKGETVLEVKDLCHPTEFAHIYFSLRKGEILGFYGLVGAGRTELMQALSGVTRPSSGEIVLNGNAQRFRQPADAIRAGIVCVPEERQKQGAIIELSIAQNISLPQLSKLNPGGVLNHDREWALADEYARRLQVKAFSWKQPVETLSGGNQQKVVIGKWLATHPEVIILDEPTKGIDIGSKAAVHQFMSELVGQGLAVIMVSSELPEVMGMADRIIVMHEGLMVAEYPAGGATAETIVSAASGAKQEAA; this is translated from the coding sequence ATGACCGCATCCACCCCGCTGCTGGAGCTCAAGGGCATCACCAAGGTTTTCCCTGGTGTGCGCGCCCTGGAGAACGTGCAGCTTGAGCTTTGGCCCGGCAAAGTCACCGCCCTGATCGGCGAGAACGGCGCGGGCAAATCGACGCTGGTCAAAGTGATGACCGGGATTTACCAGCCCGAAGAGGGCGAAATCCTCTATAAAGCGATCCCCATTCATCTCCCGACGCCCGAATCGGCGCATAAAGTCGGAATTACCGCGATTCATCAGGAAACCGTGCTGTTCGATGAGCTGTCGGTGACCGAAAACATTTTTGTCGGCCAGTACCTGCACAAGGGCTTGTTCAAAAAGCTCGACTGGCCCCAGATGCACCGCCGGGCGCAGGAGATCCTCACGCGCCTCGAGGTGCAAATCGACCCACGCGCGACGCTCAAAACTCTGAGCATCGCCCAACGCCATATGGTCGCCATTGCCCGCGCCCTGTCGTTTGAGGCACAGGTGGTGATCCTCGACGAGCCCACCGCCGCCCTGTCGCAGCACGAAATCCTCGAGTTTTATCAGATCGTTGAGCGCCTCAAGCAGGACGGGAAAGCGATCCTGTTTATCTCGCACAAATTCGACGAGATTTTTGAGCTGGCGGACCACTACACCATTTTGCGCGACGGCGTATTTGTCGGCGCGGGGGCGATCAACGACATCACCGAAGAGCGGATGGTGGCGATGATGGTGGGTCGGGCCATTACCCAGACATTCCCGAAAGTGGCGTGCGAAAAAGGGGAGACGGTGCTGGAGGTGAAAGATCTCTGTCATCCCACCGAGTTCGCGCACATCTATTTCTCTCTGCGCAAAGGCGAAATTCTCGGCTTTTACGGGCTGGTCGGTGCCGGGCGAACCGAACTGATGCAGGCGCTTTCCGGCGTCACGCGCCCCTCTTCCGGCGAAATTGTGCTGAACGGCAACGCGCAACGTTTCCGCCAGCCCGCCGACGCCATTCGCGCGGGGATTGTCTGCGTGCCGGAGGAGCGGCAAAAGCAGGGGGCGATTATCGAGCTGTCGATTGCACAGAACATCAGCCTGCCGCAGCTGAGCAAACTCAATCCCGGCGGCGTGTTGAATCACGATCGCGAATGGGCGCTGGCCGATGAGTACGCCCGACGCTTGCAGGTGAAGGCCTTTAGCTGGAAACAGCCGGTCGAAACGCTCTCCGGCGGCAATCAGCAAAAGGTCGTTATTGGCAAATGGCTGGCGACGCATCCTGAGGTGATCATCCTCGATGAGCCGACAAAAGGCATCGATATTGGCTCGAAAGCGGCCGTTCATCAGTTTATGTCCGAACTGGTCGGCCAGGGGCTGGCGGTGATCATGGTCTCGTCGGAACTGCCGGAAGTGATGGGCATGGCCGATCGCATCATCGTGATGCACGAGGGGCTGATGGTGGCGGAATACCCGGCAGGCGGTGCGACGGCGGAAACCATCGTCAGCGCGGCCAGCGGCGCCAAACAGGAGGCCGCGTAA
- a CDS encoding putative L-rhamnose ABC transporter, transmembrane component 2, whose protein sequence is MFQSLLKHREVLLGGVIVLMILAIGSRVPSFIAPGNLVEMFNDTSILIILALGQMMVLLTKGIDLSMAANLALTGMIVALINFHYPDVPVWALLFLATALGLLMGVINGLLVWKLGIPAIVVTLGTMSIYRGIIFLLTGGGWVNSNQMGADFLALPRAALLGLPVLSWCAIAALLLVGYFLRYSRTGRALYTAGGNATAAYYTGINAGKMQFVSFCLSGALAGFCGYLWISRFAVAYVDVANGFELQVVAACVIGGISTMGGTGRVLGCLFGALFLGVINNALPVIGVSPFWQMAISGTVIVIAVLLNERGNKRKGRLILRDAARQQQKQAVNS, encoded by the coding sequence ATGTTCCAGTCACTCCTGAAACACCGCGAAGTCCTGCTGGGCGGCGTCATCGTGCTGATGATACTCGCCATCGGCAGCCGCGTGCCGTCGTTTATCGCGCCGGGAAATCTGGTGGAGATGTTTAACGACACTTCGATTCTGATCATTCTCGCGCTGGGCCAGATGATGGTCCTGCTGACCAAAGGCATCGATCTGTCGATGGCGGCCAATCTGGCGCTAACGGGGATGATTGTCGCGCTGATTAACTTCCACTATCCCGACGTACCGGTCTGGGCGCTGCTGTTTCTGGCGACCGCGCTCGGCCTGCTGATGGGCGTCATCAACGGCCTGCTGGTGTGGAAACTGGGGATTCCGGCGATTGTGGTGACGCTCGGCACCATGAGTATTTATCGCGGAATTATCTTTTTACTCACCGGCGGCGGCTGGGTCAACTCCAACCAGATGGGGGCAGATTTCCTCGCCCTGCCGCGCGCCGCGCTCCTCGGTCTGCCGGTGTTGAGCTGGTGCGCGATTGCCGCCCTGCTGCTGGTCGGCTATTTCCTGCGCTACAGCCGCACCGGGCGCGCCCTCTACACCGCAGGCGGCAACGCCACGGCGGCTTATTACACCGGCATCAACGCGGGCAAAATGCAGTTCGTCAGCTTCTGCCTCTCGGGCGCGCTGGCCGGATTTTGCGGCTATTTGTGGATTTCTCGCTTCGCCGTGGCCTACGTCGATGTCGCCAACGGTTTTGAATTGCAGGTCGTTGCCGCGTGCGTGATCGGCGGCATCAGCACCATGGGCGGCACGGGCCGGGTGTTGGGCTGTCTGTTCGGCGCGCTGTTCCTTGGCGTTATCAACAACGCGCTGCCGGTGATCGGCGTCTCGCCGTTCTGGCAGATGGCGATTTCCGGAACGGTGATCGTGATTGCGGTGTTGCTCAATGAGCGCGGCAACAAACGCAAAGGGCGGTTAATTCTGCGCGATGCCGCGCGGCAGCAGCAGAAACAGGCGGTGAACTCATGA